CTCGCGGGGGCCCGCGTCGTGGAGGTCGACGTCGGCTCCATGATCGCCGGCACCAAGCTCCGCGGCATGTTCGAGGAGCGGATGAAGGATGTCATCGCCCACGCCGAGGCCTCCGAGGGGAAGGTGATCTTGTTCATCGACGAGATGCAcgtcctcgtcggcgccggcgactACAGGGGCCGCCACGACGCCGCCAACATGCTCAAGCCGGCGCTGGCACGCGGCCGCATTAAGTGCTTAGGTGCCACCACGCATGATGAGTACCGCAAGCACGTCGAGGCCGACCCGGCGCTCGAGCGCCGCTTCCAGAAGGTGCATGTCGGGGAGCCCAGCACCAAGGCTACCGTTGCCATcttgcaggggatcaagcagcggtaTCAGGACCATTATGGCCTGGAGATTACAGACGCCGCCATCGACGCCGCCGTGCACCTCGCCGACCGCTACATCACAGGCAAGCTTACTAGTGATCATCATAGTAGCAACTCCCTCCATCTTAcattaagtgtcgcaacttttCAGGACGTCAATTTCCTGACAAGGCAATCGATCTAATTGATGAGGCTTGCAGCGCCTTTAACATAGAGGAAAGAACAGTGAAAACTGTCAACCCGGATCATATCGCACAGGCATGCATCGTGTTTGTCCTAATTACAATAGGATGAGCTTTTATCCATGTGTGTTGTTGCACTAATTTCTTGTCATCTGAAGGTTGTGAGCCGATGGACTGGAATTCCTATATCTACGCTTGATCAAGAGGAGAAGGTGAAGCTGATGCACTTAGCAGACCGATTGCACGAGAGAGTCGTCGGCCAGAATGAGGCGGTCGATTTCGTTGCCGATGCGGTGTTGCGTTCAAGGGCTGGCCTTGCTCGGACTGGCCAACCGGTAggctccttcctcttcttagGCCCGACCGGCGTCGGAAAGACCGAGCTCGCAAAAGCTCTCGCCGAGCAGCTATTCAACAGCGACAAGATGTTGCTTCGCTTCGACATGACAGAATATGCCAGTTATGGTTCTGTGACGCGTCTAATTGGAGCACCCCCAAGGTTTAGTTTCATCTATCACACATGGCACCCTTTAATTCCAACATTACATTGTCTTGTCATAGATACTTTATCTTTAGTCTCACTGACATTATGGGTGTTAACTCTTTCTATGATATCATAAAGCTTTCATGGTTACCACGACGGCGGACAACTGACCGAGAAAGTTAGAAGGCGCCCGTACAGCGTTATCCTTTTCGATGAAGTGGAGAAGGCACATGACTCCGCGCTGAATGTTTTCCTTCAGATACTTGATGATGGTGTTTTGACTGATGGCAAAGGCCACAATGTTGATTTCAAGAATACTGTCATCGTTATGACCTCAAATCTAGGAGCAAAGCACCTAACATCAGGGATGGCCGAAAAAAACACAATGGAATCTGCGCGCAACCTTGTCATGAAAGAGGTTTGTCAACCGTAAACAACCCTTGTACCAATAAACCTTGTGTTTTGTCAATTCATGCATTGTCATGTATGATTGTTGGTGCAGGTCCAGACATTCTTCAAGCCCGAGCTTCTCAACAGATTCAATGAGATTGTGGTGTTTGAGCCGCTTTCGTACGACCAACTGAAGGAGGTTGTGAAGATCCA
This is a stretch of genomic DNA from Brachypodium distachyon strain Bd21 chromosome 1, Brachypodium_distachyon_v3.0, whole genome shotgun sequence. It encodes these proteins:
- the LOC100821551 gene encoding chaperone protein ClpB1 encodes the protein MASSWSSWLDGILGKQEQGSSYDPILGTISRSTTGAYISTTKASSFSSSSSASQALKDVAAGFLCAGASALCYAAWRHYQRRTCLRSYGRDIPGSGDADPVVGRDDEIDRVVRILCRRKKNCAALVGAAGVGKTAIAEGLAQRIASGKVPPQLAGARVVEVDVGSMIAGTKLRGMFEERMKDVIAHAEASEGKVILFIDEMHVLVGAGDYRGRHDAANMLKPALARGRIKCLGATTHDEYRKHVEADPALERRFQKVHVGEPSTKATVAILQGIKQRYQDHYGLEITDAAIDAAVHLADRYITGRQFPDKAIDLIDEACSAFNIEERTVKTVNPDHIAQVVSRWTGIPISTLDQEEKVKLMHLADRLHERVVGQNEAVDFVADAVLRSRAGLARTGQPVGSFLFLGPTGVGKTELAKALAEQLFNSDKMLLRFDMTEYASYGSVTRLIGAPPSFHGYHDGGQLTEKVRRRPYSVILFDEVEKAHDSALNVFLQILDDGVLTDGKGHNVDFKNTVIVMTSNLGAKHLTSGMAEKNTMESARNLVMKEVQTFFKPELLNRFNEIVVFEPLSYDQLKEVVKIQTKSVVARVASKGISLVLSDDVLDVILSESYNPMYGARPIRRWMEKNMVTIISKMLIKGEANEGSTILVDAADNKKGLKYEVVKKEITVDA